The Thioalkalivibrio nitratireducens DSM 14787 DNA segment GCCCAGCGGTTCGCCGGTCACCAGATACGCGGCGATCTCCGCGGGTGCGATCTCGCGTATCCAGACGCGCGTCTTCACGCGGCAATCGCGCGTTCGCTCGCCCCGGCGAGCCAGCGCGAGGCCGCTGTACACGCTGTGGACTCTTCCTGAGAGGCGCGCGAGCATCAAAGCGGCCTCGCCCGTATCCGCCGGCTTGCCGAGGATTTCGCCGCCGACCGCGACCACCGTGTCCGCGCCGAGGATCCACTGGCCCGACCGGGTTCCGGCGATCGCCTCGGCCTTGCTCCGTGCCAGGCGCAGCACCAGCCGCGCCGGAGATTCCCGCGGCCGCGGGGACTCGTCGATGTCGGCCGGCGCCAGCGTGAACTCGACGCCAAGTTGCGCCAGCAGTTCGCTGCGGCGGGGCGAAGCGGACGCAAGCACCAGCGGCCAGGTCATGCGCGGTGGTACGGATGGTTGGCGAGCACCGACCAGGCACGGTAGAGCTGTTCCGCAACCAGAACCCGCACCAGCATGTGCGGAAAAGTCAGCGCTGACAGCGACCAGATCCAGTCGGCACGCTCGCGGATCGAGGCGTCGAGCCCGGCAGCACCGCCGATCAGCAGCGCCACGTCGCGGCCCGAGTGGCGCCACTGTTCGAACCGCGCTGCCAGGCGCCGGGTATCCACCCGGTCACCGCGTTCGTCCAATGCGACCAGGATCGCCTGCGGCGGCACCGCCGCCAGCAATGCCTGTGCTTCGGCACGGCGCAGCGTGGAGGCATCCATGGCTCGCGAGCGCGCCGGCCCGGCGAGTGCCTGCAGCTGCAAGGGTGTGTCCCGGGGCATCCGTCCCGCGTACTCGGCAAAGCCCTCGGCAACCCACCCCGGCATGCGCTGGCCGATCGCGATCAGGTGCAGTCGCATCGCAGACCCTCAGGGCGCGTGACAACGCCCGCTGCCGGCGCAAGGGCGTCGCTGCACCCGCCCTCCGATGCACGGCGTGCGGCAATCCGCGCGGGTGGCCCGGCCCGCGTAAGCGGACCGGAATCCCCGAGTGCAGACAGGCGCATTCAGGCTCATCCACTGCAGCAACGCGAATCGCTTCACGCGCTTTCAATGGCGGATGCGCCGGATCACGCTGGGCCCGGGCAGCTGCCGGGCGGCAGCCTCGTCGTCGGCATCCTCCGCCAGCCAGAGCTTCTCCAGGTGGTAGAAGTCCCGGACCTTCGGAAGCATCACGTGTACGATCACGTCGTTCAGGTCAACCAGCACCCATTCCTGACCCTCCTGCCCCTCGATCCCCAGGGGCTGCACCCCGGCCTCCTTCGCCTTCACGGCGACCGAATCGGCAAGGGATTTCACGTGCCGGTTGGAGGTGCCGCTGGCGATGACCATGTAGTCGGCAAGCGGTGTCTTGCCGCGCACGTCGAGCACGCGGACCTGCTCCCCTTTCATGTCTTCCAGCGCACGGGTCACGAGCTCGACCAGTTGTTCACTTTGCATCGGGCGGTTCCTGAGATGAACGGGTTTCCCGGGTAATGACCGGGTAGAGGCCATGTTCGTCGATATAGGCACAGACACTGTCCGGCAACAGGTAGCGCGCGCTCCGGCCCGTCTGCAGGACGCCCCGGATGGCAGTGGCCGAGATATCGAGCTGGGTCACAGGCTGGAAGTGGAACAGGCCGCAGGGCCGATTCCGCAGTGGTTCCGGATCCGGGGCGATGTCCGCGACGCGGCGGAAAGCGGTGCCGGGTGGCGTCTCGGCCCCGGGTCGATGGGCCACCACCACGTGCGCCAGCGCCGGGATCGCCCGCCACCGGTGCCAGGTATGCAGTCCGGAAAAAGCGTCCATGCCCATGATCAGCACCAGCGGCGCCTGCGGCCCGATCTCGGCCCGCAGATCGCGCAGGGTATCCACGGTGTAGGACGGGCCGGCGCGATCCAGTTCCCGTCGGTCGGCCCGAAAGCCGGGCACGCCGGCGACCGCCCGCTCGACCATCGCCAGCCGATGCCGGGCCGGCGTTGCCGGCTCTTCGCGGTGGGGAGGCACATGGCACGGAACGAAGCGCAGCTCGTCGAGCCGCAGCTGCTCGTGCACCTCGAGCGCCGGGCGCAGGTGCCCGAAGTGGATCGGGTCAAAGGTGCCACCGAGAACACCGATCACGGGGTTCCCGTACCCCGGTCGCGCCCCGCCGGGAGACGGGTTCGCCGGGGCGAACCACGGAGCGTCAACGCCGCCCCCGCTCAACCGCGCACATGGCCATCTCCGAGTACGACGAATTTCTGGGTCGTCAATCCATCGAGCCCGACCGGGCCCCGGGCGTGCAGTTTGTCGGTACTGATGCCGATCTCGGCACCAAGGCCGTATTCGAAACCGTCGGCGAAGCGGGTGGAAGCGTTCACCATCACCGAGCTGGAATCCACCGCGCGCAGGAAGCGCCGTGCGGCAGTCCAGTCCTCGGTGACGATGCTGTCGGTGTGCTGCGAACCATAGGCATTGATGTGGTCCATCGCGGCCTCGAGCGAATCGACGACACGGATCGCCAGCACCGGGGCAAGGTATTCCTCGCGCCAGTCGTCGTCGGTCGCGGCCCGAATCCCCGGAAGCACCGCGCGCGTGCGTTCGCAGCCGCGCAGTTCCACCCCGTGCCGTTCGAAGCTTGCGGCCAGGCGCGGCAGCATCTCGTCGGCCCGGCTCGCGTGCACCAGCAGCGTCTCCATCGTGTTGCAGGTGCCGTAGCGCTGGGTTTTCGCGTTCACGGCTACCGCGAAGGCCTTGTCGGCATCGGCGCGGGCGTCGATGTAGACGTGGCAGACGCCGTCCAGGTGCTTGATCACCGGCACCCGGGACTCGCGGCTCACGCGCTCGATCAGCCCCTTGCCGCCGCGCGGCACGATCACGTCGACGTCGCGCTCCATGCGTAGCAGTTCGCCGACCGCCTCCCGATCCGTGGTCGCGACGATCTGCACCGCATCGCGGGGCAGGCCGGCCGCGACCAGCCCGGCCTGAATGATGCCCGCGAGTGCCCGGTTCGAGTGTGCGGCCTCCGAGCCGCCGCGCAGGATCGTCGCATTACCGGACTTCAGACACAGCACGGCGGCGTCGATGGTGACGTTGGGGCGGGACTCGTAGATGATCCCGATCACGCCCAGCGGCACACGCATCCGGCCCACCTGGATCCCGCTCGGGCGATAGGCCAGGTCGGTGATCACGCCAACCGGGTCCGGGAGCGTCGCCACCTGGCGGCAACCCTCGGCCATCGCGTCGATGCGGGCATCGTTCAGCGTCAGGCGATCGAGCATCGCGTCGTCCAGACCCCGCGCCCGGC contains these protein-coding regions:
- a CDS encoding Maf family protein — translated: MTWPLVLASASPRRSELLAQLGVEFTLAPADIDESPRPRESPARLVLRLARSKAEAIAGTRSGQWILGADTVVAVGGEILGKPADTGEAALMLARLSGRVHSVYSGLALARRGERTRDCRVKTRVWIREIAPAEIAAYLVTGEPLGKAGAYAIQGRGAAFVRCLAGSYSNVVGLPLYELDRMLRELPDPPQRRLAG
- the rlmH gene encoding 23S rRNA (pseudouridine(1915)-N(3))-methyltransferase RlmH — its product is MRLHLIAIGQRMPGWVAEGFAEYAGRMPRDTPLQLQALAGPARSRAMDASTLRRAEAQALLAAVPPQAILVALDERGDRVDTRRLAARFEQWRHSGRDVALLIGGAAGLDASIRERADWIWSLSALTFPHMLVRVLVAEQLYRAWSVLANHPYHRA
- the rsfS gene encoding ribosome silencing factor, which produces MQSEQLVELVTRALEDMKGEQVRVLDVRGKTPLADYMVIASGTSNRHVKSLADSVAVKAKEAGVQPLGIEGQEGQEWVLVDLNDVIVHVMLPKVRDFYHLEKLWLAEDADDEAAARQLPGPSVIRRIRH
- the nadD gene encoding nicotinate-nucleotide adenylyltransferase, coding for MIGVLGGTFDPIHFGHLRPALEVHEQLRLDELRFVPCHVPPHREEPATPARHRLAMVERAVAGVPGFRADRRELDRAGPSYTVDTLRDLRAEIGPQAPLVLIMGMDAFSGLHTWHRWRAIPALAHVVVAHRPGAETPPGTAFRRVADIAPDPEPLRNRPCGLFHFQPVTQLDISATAIRGVLQTGRSARYLLPDSVCAYIDEHGLYPVITRETRSSQEPPDAK
- a CDS encoding glutamate-5-semialdehyde dehydrogenase encodes the protein MADLGRRAREASRVMAEADTGRKNTALAAIAEVILDQRRELSDANRLDLDAGRARGLDDAMLDRLTLNDARIDAMAEGCRQVATLPDPVGVITDLAYRPSGIQVGRMRVPLGVIGIIYESRPNVTIDAAVLCLKSGNATILRGGSEAAHSNRALAGIIQAGLVAAGLPRDAVQIVATTDREAVGELLRMERDVDVIVPRGGKGLIERVSRESRVPVIKHLDGVCHVYIDARADADKAFAVAVNAKTQRYGTCNTMETLLVHASRADEMLPRLAASFERHGVELRGCERTRAVLPGIRAATDDDWREEYLAPVLAIRVVDSLEAAMDHINAYGSQHTDSIVTEDWTAARRFLRAVDSSSVMVNASTRFADGFEYGLGAEIGISTDKLHARGPVGLDGLTTQKFVVLGDGHVRG